The following are encoded in a window of Candidatus Paceibacterota bacterium genomic DNA:
- a CDS encoding DUF3761 domain-containing protein produces the protein MLALCIIPSVTFGATFNHNLSYGTTGTDVSQLQQFLAYEGLYSAQISAYFGNLTNSALITFQQQQGIVPATGYFGIITRTKANAIISAHPEWTTTLSTTNQYTNTYGAKVNSPSYSSNGIPAGATAQCNDGTFSFSLHHSGSCSHHGGVSLWLQ, from the coding sequence TTGCTAGCACTCTGTATTATTCCTTCCGTCACTTTTGGAGCTACCTTCAACCACAATCTTAGTTATGGAACGACTGGAACAGATGTATCTCAGTTACAACAGTTTCTTGCCTACGAGGGTCTGTACTCGGCACAGATTAGTGCCTACTTTGGTAATCTGACAAATAGTGCCTTGATTACTTTTCAACAGCAGCAAGGAATAGTTCCTGCTACTGGATACTTTGGAATAATCACTCGAACCAAAGCTAATGCAATTATTAGTGCTCACCCTGAGTGGACGACAACTCTTTCTACAACAAATCAATATACAAACACCTACGGGGCAAAGGTAAACAGTCCGAGTTATTCTTCAAATGGTATTCCTGCCGGAGCAACTGCACAGTGTAATGACGGCACATTTAGCTTTAGTCTACACCACAGTGGTTCTTGTTCTCATCACGGAGGGGTGTCATTATGGTTGCAGTAG